One region of Metallibacterium scheffleri genomic DNA includes:
- a CDS encoding type II secretion system F family protein, translating into MAKQSSLDQKMDRAAFNLRRRGAFYADMAAFMDSDIPPFQAIEKMESIARRRRGTARIARIYRNVMRELKGGHPLAPSLAPWVPGNEAVMLVGAEKAGPAVLMMAFRELSTLLDRQQKARSKLKSALIANGLVFAVILGVIFEVVKIMVPELVKSETKGMVAQMSFAPYFFAFGEGVISYGLYAAVAVIALVLLVWWSLPNWTRNFTYLSRRWFDNHFAPWTIYKRSQATFFLSTTAAMMRSGIPLKVIASDMLPFASKWMRQHLKRVLVDLEGGRTEVEALGGGMLPTDTGDRLRIYALMKDFTAIMTRLSEDNFVIYEKTIDGISALMKTLSILVLGLFAASLLFSIFDYSNALQASVNAMRSAAGG; encoded by the coding sequence CAAAAGATGGACCGCGCCGCATTTAATTTGCGACGTCGTGGCGCGTTCTATGCGGATATGGCGGCCTTCATGGATTCTGACATCCCGCCGTTTCAAGCCATCGAGAAGATGGAGTCGATCGCGCGTCGGCGTCGCGGGACGGCGCGCATTGCGCGGATCTATCGCAATGTCATGCGGGAGTTGAAAGGTGGTCACCCGCTGGCACCTTCGCTCGCGCCATGGGTGCCAGGAAATGAGGCGGTGATGCTGGTTGGCGCCGAAAAGGCAGGCCCCGCCGTACTGATGATGGCGTTCAGAGAGCTTTCGACTCTGCTGGATCGCCAGCAAAAGGCGCGTTCCAAACTGAAGTCAGCACTCATTGCGAACGGCTTGGTGTTCGCCGTGATTCTCGGCGTGATCTTCGAAGTCGTCAAGATCATGGTGCCGGAACTGGTGAAGAGTGAAACAAAAGGAATGGTTGCTCAGATGTCGTTCGCGCCCTATTTCTTTGCATTCGGTGAGGGCGTCATCAGCTACGGCTTGTATGCCGCTGTGGCCGTCATCGCGCTGGTGCTATTGGTTTGGTGGTCGCTACCCAACTGGACTCGAAACTTCACCTATTTGAGTCGGCGCTGGTTCGACAACCATTTCGCCCCGTGGACGATTTACAAGCGCTCGCAAGCAACGTTTTTCCTCTCGACGACTGCAGCCATGATGCGCTCTGGCATTCCTCTCAAAGTGATTGCCTCGGATATGTTGCCGTTCGCGTCGAAGTGGATGCGACAGCATCTGAAACGCGTGCTGGTCGATCTCGAAGGCGGTCGAACGGAAGTTGAAGCACTTGGCGGCGGCATGTTACCGACTGACACCGGTGATCGACTGCGCATCTATGCGCTGATGAAGGACTTCACGGCGATCATGACGCGCCTATCGGAAGACAATTTCGTCATCTACGAAAAGACGATTGACGGCATCAGCGCACTGATGAAAACACTTTCGATTTTGGTGCTAGGGCTTTTCGCGGCATCGCTACTGTTTTCGATTTTCGATTATTCGAATGCACTTCAAGCTTCCGTCAACGCCATGCGCTCAGCGGCGGGAGGTTAA
- a CDS encoding type 4 pilus major pilin — protein sequence MNVYRIRNPQKKRALGQISIEYVIVIALVALALVGIIIYATRGRHEQNVNAEASNLTTMVGAVQKQYNTDPNGFANVTAPTIIDNGDVPSQLVQGTTIVSGFGSPITVAPATTYAADDSVSFTYDVPPDECSNFVQAVASDFVTISVGGTDVKNVAGGVPTVSNATLGTQCSSTAGAQVPIIFTATR from the coding sequence GTGAACGTGTATCGCATTCGCAATCCTCAGAAGAAGCGCGCTCTGGGCCAGATCTCGATCGAGTATGTGATCGTGATTGCCCTGGTCGCGCTGGCCCTGGTCGGCATCATCATCTACGCGACCCGCGGCCGTCACGAGCAGAACGTCAACGCCGAAGCGTCGAACCTGACCACGATGGTCGGTGCCGTACAAAAGCAGTACAACACCGACCCGAACGGTTTTGCCAACGTCACCGCGCCGACCATCATCGACAACGGGGATGTCCCATCGCAATTGGTACAGGGCACCACCATCGTGTCCGGTTTCGGCTCCCCGATCACCGTGGCGCCGGCAACGACCTATGCGGCAGACGATTCGGTGTCATTCACCTACGATGTGCCGCCGGATGAGTGCTCGAACTTCGTTCAGGCTGTGGCGAGTGACTTCGTGACCATCAGCGTGGGCGGCACCGACGTGAAGAACGTCGCCGGCGGCGTGCCGACGGTCAGCAATGCCACCCTGGGTACGCAGTGCTCGTCGACGGCCGGCGCGCAGGTGCCGATCATCTTCACGGCTACCCGGTAA